The following are from one region of the Roseobacter fucihabitans genome:
- the leuD gene encoding 3-isopropylmalate dehydratase small subunit: MDKFDKLTGIAAPMPMINIDTDMIIPKQFLKTIKRSGLGVNLFDEMRYADDGSEIPTFILNQDAYRDAEILVAGDNFGCGSSREHAPWAIKDFGIRCVIAPSYADIFYNNCFKNGILPIALPQEQVDVLMKDAEKGSNARISIDLDAQTITTSDGEVIPFEVDAFKKHCLMNGLDDIGLTMEKATSIDTFEAAASQARPWV; the protein is encoded by the coding sequence ATGGATAAATTCGACAAACTCACCGGGATCGCGGCACCCATGCCGATGATCAATATCGACACGGATATGATCATTCCCAAACAATTCCTCAAAACGATCAAACGCTCGGGACTAGGCGTGAACCTCTTTGACGAGATGCGTTACGCCGATGATGGCTCTGAAATTCCGACGTTCATCCTTAATCAGGACGCCTACCGCGATGCGGAAATCCTCGTGGCCGGTGACAATTTCGGATGTGGGTCCAGCCGCGAGCACGCGCCCTGGGCGATCAAGGATTTCGGAATTCGCTGCGTCATCGCGCCGTCTTACGCCGATATTTTCTATAACAACTGCTTTAAGAACGGCATCCTGCCAATCGCACTGCCGCAGGAACAAGTCGACGTCTTGATGAAAGACGCCGAAAAGGGCTCCAACGCGCGGATCAGCATCGATCTGGATGCGCAGACGATCACGACCTCGGACGGTGAGGTGATCCCCTTCGAGGTGGATGCCTTCAAGAAGCACTGCCTGATGAACGGGTTGGACGACATCGGCCTGACGATGGAAAAAGCCACCTCCATCGACACCTTTGAGGCCGCAGCGTCACAAGCGCGTCCCTGGGTATGA
- a CDS encoding DUF2306 domain-containing protein, with product MVLLPFSLHSSRLGLTGLAAADTLDSRFFAAGKSFGNHAIFGHMVLGGFLTLLVPLQLWGTLRRRAPALHRWCGRLLCGCAVLTGVGGLAYIAVRGTIGGAWMNAGFALYGALLIISALQTVRYALKNRFSDHRTWALRLFVLSIGSWIYRIHYGVWYALTDGLASTPTFEGRFDLIQNFAFYLPYLVALEIWRRWRKPVVIA from the coding sequence GTGGTTTTATTGCCCTTTTCCCTGCACTCATCGCGCCTTGGTCTCACGGGCCTGGCTGCGGCGGATACACTGGATAGCCGCTTTTTCGCGGCAGGGAAAAGCTTCGGCAACCACGCCATTTTCGGGCATATGGTTCTGGGCGGGTTTCTTACGCTTTTGGTGCCTTTGCAACTTTGGGGCACCCTTCGGCGGCGTGCGCCCGCGCTGCACCGTTGGTGCGGACGTTTATTATGTGGTTGTGCCGTGCTGACAGGGGTGGGCGGTTTGGCCTATATCGCGGTGCGCGGGACAATCGGCGGCGCATGGATGAACGCGGGGTTCGCCCTTTATGGTGCCCTGCTGATCATCTCTGCGCTCCAGACCGTCCGATATGCCCTCAAAAACCGTTTTTCGGATCACCGGACCTGGGCCTTGCGGTTGTTCGTGCTCAGCATCGGATCATGGATTTACCGGATCCATTACGGGGTTTGGTACGCTCTGACGGATGGGCTTGCCTCGACCCCGACCTTTGAGGGGCGGTTCGATCTGATCCAGAACTTCGCTTTTTACCTGCCCTATCTTGTGGCTCTCGAAATCTGGCGGCGCTGGCGCAAACCCGTTGTCATCGCGTGA
- a CDS encoding endonuclease/exonuclease/phosphatase family protein, which translates to MGLLSNWNDHSRAEWYRVTIAPPNQRNGPLICVCIAVGFTLIGTAPFAETLRIATYNTELQRKGPGLLLRDIARGEDAQILATLRIIAQADADIIALQGFDYDLTGAALSAYVAALAGAGVEYPFQFSARPNTGMPTGLDMDGDGRRGDARDAQSYGQFSGQGGMAILSRYPIDQGAVQDFSALLWRDFPGALLPQTEDGPFPSPEAQAIQRLSTTGHWIVPIDVPELGPVHLMTFHASPPVFDGPEDRNGRRNHDEITFWDHFLNGAFGPAPQDRFILLGDFNQDRRGGEGIKTAITSLLEDPRLQDPMSGSDGSKIVSGDTLDTADWTDPVPGNLRVDYVLPSADWRVLASGVLWPDPSTELGETARIASRHKLVWVDITR; encoded by the coding sequence ATGGGCCTTCTTTCCAATTGGAACGATCATTCGCGCGCAGAGTGGTATCGCGTCACGATTGCGCCGCCGAACCAGAGAAATGGCCCCTTGATCTGCGTCTGTATCGCGGTTGGTTTTACCTTGATCGGCACCGCTCCTTTTGCGGAAACTCTGCGGATTGCCACCTATAACACCGAACTCCAACGCAAAGGGCCGGGTCTCTTGTTGCGCGATATCGCGCGCGGCGAAGACGCCCAAATCCTCGCAACGCTGCGCATCATTGCGCAGGCCGATGCCGATATCATCGCACTGCAGGGCTTTGACTACGACCTCACCGGGGCGGCCCTGTCGGCCTATGTCGCGGCGCTGGCGGGCGCGGGGGTGGAATACCCCTTCCAGTTTTCTGCCCGACCCAACACCGGGATGCCAACCGGGCTTGATATGGATGGCGATGGGCGACGGGGTGACGCACGGGATGCGCAAAGCTACGGGCAATTCTCGGGCCAGGGCGGCATGGCAATCCTGTCCCGTTACCCGATCGATCAAGGTGCCGTTCAGGACTTCTCAGCCCTGCTATGGCGGGACTTTCCCGGCGCGTTGCTGCCACAAACCGAAGACGGCCCCTTCCCCTCGCCCGAGGCGCAAGCCATCCAGCGGCTCTCAACCACGGGCCATTGGATCGTGCCAATCGACGTCCCGGAACTGGGGCCTGTGCATCTGATGACGTTTCACGCCAGCCCCCCGGTGTTTGACGGACCCGAAGACCGCAACGGCAGACGCAATCATGATGAGATCACCTTTTGGGACCATTTCCTGAACGGCGCATTCGGCCCGGCACCACAGGATCGTTTCATCCTGCTGGGCGATTTCAATCAGGATCGGCGCGGCGGCGAGGGGATCAAGACGGCGATCACTTCGCTCCTCGAAGACCCCCGTTTGCAGGACCCGATGTCCGGTAGCGATGGGAGTAAAATCGTGTCTGGCGACACCTTGGACACCGCGGATTGGACAGACCCGGTTCCAGGCAATCTGCGGGTGGATTACGTCTTGCCCTCGGCGGACTGGCGCGTGCTTGCCTCCGGCGTCCTCTGGCCCGACCCAAGCACCGAACTGGGCGAAACCGCGCGCATCGCCAGCCGTCACAAACTGGTCTGGGTCGATATCACGCGATGA
- a CDS encoding mechanosensitive ion channel domain-containing protein yields MADPIANLEEPLGHVLMSVDEIWHLVSVFGADLIEPGWRQNQAIIILSLAALAYLLHGISGRLIEARVRAIEGWSKWQLRMIIQIKRRMGLILFALMSYGVYVVMQNITWPSRSYMIGGVSTLAATWVMIAFAARLVRNRFMRRMVVYGLWIYVTLRFAGLGDEVSAFLDGLAIEIGDFRISMLALLVAAVVIGLLFTGARLVSTTVSSRIRMNEDISPSMQVLAVKAIQITLYGCAFFIGIKAVGIDLTGLAVLSGAIGVGLGFGLQKVVSNLVSGVIILLDKSIKPGDVISLGETFGWINALGARYVSVVTRDGREYLIPNEDLITGQVVNWSHSDQYVRLDIYFGTSYGCDPHNVRRLAIEAASGVDRVLSHPKLPVCHIVGFGDSSVDYILRFWIRDPTGGLTNIRGNVYLALWDIFKANDISIPFPQREVRMLDPMPD; encoded by the coding sequence ATGGCAGATCCGATCGCTAATCTTGAAGAACCCCTTGGGCACGTTTTGATGTCCGTCGATGAAATATGGCACCTCGTTTCGGTTTTCGGAGCGGACCTGATCGAGCCGGGCTGGCGGCAGAATCAGGCCATCATCATTCTGTCCCTCGCGGCGCTTGCCTATCTGCTGCACGGCATATCCGGGCGATTGATCGAGGCGCGCGTGCGGGCCATTGAGGGCTGGTCCAAATGGCAACTGCGCATGATCATCCAGATCAAACGGCGCATGGGTCTGATCCTCTTCGCGCTGATGTCTTATGGCGTTTATGTCGTGATGCAAAACATCACCTGGCCGTCGCGATCCTATATGATCGGGGGGGTATCAACCTTGGCGGCGACCTGGGTGATGATCGCCTTTGCCGCGCGTTTGGTGCGCAACCGCTTTATGCGCCGCATGGTTGTCTATGGGCTCTGGATTTATGTGACATTGCGGTTTGCGGGGCTGGGTGATGAGGTGTCGGCCTTCCTGGATGGGCTGGCCATTGAAATCGGTGATTTCCGTATTTCCATGCTGGCCCTTTTGGTCGCTGCGGTGGTCATCGGGTTGCTGTTCACCGGCGCGCGCCTGGTCAGTACAACCGTGTCGTCGCGCATTCGCATGAACGAAGACATCAGCCCTTCCATGCAGGTGCTTGCGGTCAAAGCCATTCAGATCACGCTTTATGGGTGCGCTTTTTTCATCGGAATCAAAGCCGTCGGGATTGATCTGACCGGGTTGGCGGTTCTGTCCGGGGCCATCGGTGTCGGTCTGGGGTTTGGTTTGCAAAAGGTCGTCTCGAACCTTGTCTCGGGTGTCATTATCTTGCTGGATAAATCCATCAAACCGGGGGATGTGATCTCGCTTGGCGAAACCTTCGGCTGGATCAACGCGCTTGGAGCGCGGTATGTGAGCGTCGTGACGCGGGACGGGCGGGAATACCTTATCCCGAACGAAGATCTCATTACCGGGCAGGTGGTGAACTGGTCGCATTCGGATCAATATGTGCGTCTCGATATCTATTTTGGCACGTCTTACGGCTGTGATCCGCATAATGTGCGCCGCCTTGCCATTGAGGCGGCGTCGGGGGTGGATCGGGTGCTGTCGCATCCAAAACTGCCCGTCTGTCATATTGTCGGATTCGGGGACAGTTCCGTTGATTACATCCTGCGGTTCTGGATCAGGGACCCCACGGGGGGGCTGACGAACATCCGCGGGAACGTATATCTTGCACTTTGGGACATCTTCAAAGCCAATGATATTTCAATTCCCTTCCCGCAGCGCGAAGTGCGAATGCTGGACCCGATGCCCGATTAA
- the leuB gene encoding 3-isopropylmalate dehydrogenase: MANPSLLILAGDGIGPEVMDQVKRVIAWFGDKRDLSFDVSEDLVGGAAYDAHGTPLHDDTMARALEVDAVLLGAVGGPKYDDLDFSVKPERGLLRLRKEMDLFSNLRPAQCFDALADFSSLKKDIVAGLDIMIVRELTSGVYFGEPRGIFEEGNERVGINTQRYTEGEIDRVARSAFELARRRSSKVCSMEKANVMESGILWREVVQKVRDADYPDIELSHMYADNGAMQLVRAPKQFDVILTDNLFGDILSDCAAMLTGSLGMLPSASLGAPTGDGPPRALYEPVHGSAPDIAGQGKANPIACILSFAMALRYSFDQGEEATRVETAIEKVLADGARTADLMGEDGGTPVTTTQMGDAILAALDQSL, encoded by the coding sequence ATGGCCAACCCTTCCCTTCTCATTCTTGCCGGCGACGGTATCGGCCCGGAGGTCATGGATCAGGTCAAACGCGTCATCGCCTGGTTTGGTGACAAGCGGGATCTGAGTTTCGACGTGAGCGAAGACCTCGTGGGGGGGGCTGCCTATGACGCGCATGGCACGCCGCTGCATGATGACACAATGGCGCGTGCGCTTGAGGTCGATGCGGTGCTGCTGGGCGCGGTCGGTGGACCCAAATATGACGACCTCGACTTTAGCGTGAAGCCCGAGCGGGGGTTGTTGCGTCTGCGCAAGGAGATGGACCTGTTTTCGAACCTGCGCCCGGCGCAGTGCTTTGACGCGCTGGCGGATTTCTCCTCGCTCAAGAAAGACATCGTGGCGGGTCTTGATATTATGATCGTGCGTGAATTGACCTCCGGCGTTTATTTTGGCGAGCCGCGTGGTATTTTCGAAGAGGGCAACGAACGCGTTGGCATCAACACGCAACGCTATACTGAGGGTGAAATCGACCGCGTGGCACGCTCCGCTTTTGAACTGGCCCGGCGCCGGTCCAGCAAGGTCTGCTCCATGGAAAAGGCCAACGTGATGGAAAGCGGCATCCTGTGGCGCGAAGTCGTGCAAAAGGTGCGCGACGCGGATTACCCTGATATCGAGCTGTCGCATATGTATGCAGACAATGGCGCGATGCAGCTGGTGCGCGCGCCCAAACAATTCGACGTGATCCTGACCGACAATCTCTTTGGCGATATCCTGTCCGATTGCGCGGCCATGCTGACCGGATCCTTGGGCATGTTGCCCTCGGCAAGCCTCGGGGCTCCCACGGGTGACGGCCCGCCCCGCGCGCTTTATGAGCCCGTACACGGGTCCGCTCCCGATATTGCCGGACAAGGCAAGGCGAACCCAATCGCCTGCATCCTCAGCTTTGCGATGGCATTGCGTTATTCATTCGATCAGGGCGAAGAGGCCACACGGGTTGAAACCGCCATTGAAAAAGTGCTGGCGGATGGCGCGCGCACGGCGGATCTGATGGGCGAGGATGGCGGCACTCCCGTCACCACCACCCAGATGGGCGATGCAATTCTGGCGGCGCTTGATCAAAGCCTGTGA
- a CDS encoding DUF599 domain-containing protein, which produces MTFMDRITLFQPLDFAAVALLFVLWVGIGLRVEHPSPKHLSTSLIMASYRQEWMRQMVTREPRIFDAHVLGTLRQGTAFFASTSMVAIGGTLAVIGNAERLAGVASDITLLDHPTIVWELKLMVLTLFLTNAFLKFVWANRLFGYCSVLMGAVPNDPKHPDAYKFAEKAAQINITGTKSFNRGLRSLYFALAAAAWLAGPIPLILAAFCTVTVIWRREFASVSRKILLAS; this is translated from the coding sequence ATGACCTTCATGGACCGCATTACCCTGTTTCAGCCCCTGGATTTCGCCGCTGTGGCCCTGCTCTTTGTATTGTGGGTCGGCATTGGGCTTCGCGTGGAGCACCCTTCGCCCAAACACCTCTCAACATCGCTTATCATGGCCAGCTACAGGCAAGAATGGATGCGGCAAATGGTGACGAGAGAGCCGCGCATTTTTGATGCCCATGTCCTGGGGACCCTGCGTCAGGGGACCGCCTTTTTCGCCTCCACTTCCATGGTGGCCATTGGCGGCACGCTCGCGGTGATCGGAAATGCCGAACGCCTCGCCGGTGTCGCCTCCGATATTACCCTGCTGGATCATCCCACCATCGTGTGGGAATTAAAGCTGATGGTGCTGACGCTGTTCCTGACTAATGCCTTTCTCAAATTCGTCTGGGCCAACCGGTTGTTTGGCTATTGCTCGGTGCTGATGGGCGCAGTGCCGAATGATCCCAAACATCCGGACGCTTATAAGTTCGCGGAAAAAGCCGCCCAGATTAATATCACCGGGACCAAGAGCTTCAACCGTGGCCTCAGATCGCTTTATTTTGCACTCGCCGCAGCCGCCTGGCTGGCCGGACCGATTCCGCTCATCCTTGCCGCGTTTTGCACCGTAACCGTCATCTGGCGCCGAGAATTTGCCTCGGTGTCTCGTAAAATCCTCTTGGCTTCTTAA
- the leuC gene encoding 3-isopropylmalate dehydratase large subunit, with translation MSPKTLYDKIWDAHLVHAADDGTCLLYIDRHLVHEVTSPQAFEGLRMTGRTVRAPDKTIAVPDHNVPTTLDRANAATMTEDSRIQVEALDTNAKEFGIHYYPVSDVRQGIVHIVGPEQGWTLPGMTVVCGDSHTATHGAFGALAHGIGTSEVEHVLATQTLIQQKSKNMKVEITGKLRPGVTAKDITLSVIGATGTAGGTGYVIEYCGEAIRDLSMEGRMTVCNMAIEGGARAGLIAPDEKTYEYCQGRPHAPKGAQWEAAMAWWKTLYSDDDAHWDKTITLKGEDIAPVVTWGTSPEDVLPITATVPAASDFTGGKVGAAQRSLDYMGLTPGVPLSDVEIDTVFIGSCTNGRIEDLRAAAAILKGKKKKNGIRAMVVPGSGLVRAQAEEEGLADIFKDAGFEWRLAGCSMCLAMNPDQLSPGERCAATSNRNFEGRQGRGGRTHLMSPAMAAAAAITGKLTDVRDLM, from the coding sequence ATGTCCCCCAAAACACTCTATGATAAAATCTGGGATGCCCATCTTGTCCACGCGGCGGATGATGGCACCTGCTTGCTCTATATCGACCGCCACCTGGTGCATGAGGTGACATCTCCGCAAGCCTTTGAAGGGTTGCGCATGACGGGCCGGACGGTACGCGCGCCGGATAAAACCATCGCCGTGCCGGATCACAACGTCCCCACCACGCTGGACCGCGCAAATGCCGCCACCATGACCGAGGACAGCCGCATTCAGGTCGAAGCGCTCGATACCAACGCCAAGGAATTCGGCATCCATTATTACCCTGTGTCCGACGTGCGTCAGGGCATCGTGCATATCGTGGGCCCCGAACAGGGCTGGACCCTGCCCGGCATGACCGTGGTCTGCGGGGATAGCCACACCGCGACGCATGGGGCGTTCGGCGCGCTGGCCCATGGGATCGGCACCTCCGAGGTTGAACATGTGCTGGCCACGCAAACGCTGATTCAGCAGAAATCCAAAAACATGAAGGTCGAGATCACCGGCAAATTGCGCCCCGGTGTCACCGCCAAGGACATTACCCTGTCCGTGATCGGGGCCACCGGCACCGCTGGCGGCACCGGTTACGTGATTGAGTATTGCGGCGAGGCGATTCGTGATTTGTCCATGGAAGGGCGCATGACCGTCTGCAATATGGCGATTGAGGGCGGCGCGCGTGCCGGTCTGATCGCACCGGATGAAAAGACATATGAGTATTGCCAGGGGCGCCCGCACGCTCCGAAAGGCGCGCAATGGGAAGCGGCAATGGCGTGGTGGAAAACGTTGTATTCGGACGATGACGCGCATTGGGACAAGACCATCACCCTCAAGGGCGAGGACATTGCGCCGGTGGTCACATGGGGCACCTCTCCCGAAGATGTTTTGCCGATCACGGCGACGGTCCCCGCGGCTTCCGATTTCACCGGCGGCAAGGTGGGCGCAGCACAACGGTCTCTGGATTACATGGGGCTCACGCCGGGCGTGCCGCTGTCGGACGTGGAAATCGACACGGTGTTTATCGGCTCCTGCACTAATGGGCGGATCGAAGATCTGCGCGCCGCCGCCGCCATTCTGAAGGGCAAGAAGAAAAAAAACGGCATTCGCGCGATGGTGGTGCCGGGCTCGGGCCTGGTGCGCGCACAGGCCGAAGAAGAGGGCCTGGCCGATATTTTCAAGGACGCCGGGTTTGAGTGGCGCCTTGCGGGATGTTCCATGTGCCTGGCGATGAACCCTGATCAACTGTCTCCGGGGGAACGCTGCGCCGCCACGTCGAACCGCAACTTTGAGGGTCGTCAGGGACGGGGTGGGCGCACGCATTTGATGTCACCCGCCATGGCAGCCGCTGCCGCGATTACCGGCAAACTCACGGACGTGCGTGACTTGATGTAG
- the rlmH gene encoding 23S rRNA (pseudouridine(1915)-N(3))-methyltransferase RlmH: MRVHIIAVGRLRAGPQKDLIDDYLKRFDRTGRALSLGPAQVVEVDDRKASGMGAEAELLRRAVPEGAINVVLDERGRVETSPEFAKRIGAWRDAGSRDLALIIGGADGLAPALRAEADFKLSFGKMVWPHMLVRVMLAEQLYRAASILSGGPYHRE, translated from the coding sequence ATGCGTGTGCACATCATTGCGGTCGGACGCCTTCGGGCGGGGCCGCAAAAAGATCTGATTGACGACTACCTGAAACGATTTGATCGCACGGGCAGGGCGCTGAGCCTTGGCCCGGCGCAGGTTGTTGAGGTGGATGACCGCAAGGCTTCCGGTATGGGAGCTGAGGCGGAATTACTGCGTCGCGCGGTGCCCGAAGGGGCCATCAACGTGGTTCTGGACGAACGGGGGCGCGTGGAAACCTCGCCCGAATTCGCAAAACGTATCGGCGCGTGGCGCGACGCCGGGAGCCGGGACCTGGCGCTTATCATCGGGGGCGCGGACGGTTTGGCCCCGGCATTGCGCGCAGAAGCCGATTTCAAGCTGTCCTTTGGCAAGATGGTCTGGCCGCATATGCTGGTGCGTGTGATGTTGGCAGAGCAACTCTATCGTGCCGCCTCAATTCTATCGGGCGGCCCCTATCACCGCGAATAA
- a CDS encoding DMT family transporter: protein MSPNAKGALYALVAFGIFASHDVIIKVLGGGYSPVQIVFFSVLFSFPLAMFYLLRDATPGTLLPKHPWWMMARTVAAVITGFCAFYAFSVLPLAQVYAILFASPLLITILAIPILGEQVKMRRWLAVAVGLTGVLVVLRPGQADLELGHLAALVSAICGSFASIIVRKIGREERTVVIMLYPMMANFVVMAALLPLVYEPLPLADLGKLGVVAVFAWIAGRFLIAAYNTGEAVVVAPMQYSQILWASFYGLMFFDERPDTYTIIGSTIIIASGLFIVLRESKAPGSEQPVLRTRSPAETGTTPRISTFIKRGKNKK, encoded by the coding sequence ATGAGCCCGAATGCAAAAGGGGCGCTCTACGCACTCGTCGCCTTTGGCATATTTGCCAGCCATGACGTGATCATCAAGGTGCTCGGCGGTGGGTACTCCCCCGTGCAGATCGTCTTTTTCAGCGTCCTGTTCAGCTTCCCTCTCGCAATGTTCTACCTGCTGCGCGATGCAACGCCCGGCACTTTGCTCCCGAAACATCCCTGGTGGATGATGGCCCGCACGGTTGCGGCGGTGATCACAGGCTTTTGTGCTTTTTATGCGTTTTCTGTACTCCCCCTGGCGCAGGTCTATGCGATCCTCTTTGCCTCCCCCCTGCTGATCACAATTCTGGCGATCCCTATTTTAGGGGAACAGGTCAAAATGCGCCGCTGGCTTGCAGTTGCCGTGGGGCTGACCGGCGTTCTGGTCGTGTTGCGCCCCGGACAGGCCGATCTGGAACTCGGCCATCTCGCGGCGCTGGTATCCGCCATCTGCGGCTCATTTGCCTCCATCATCGTGCGCAAGATTGGCCGTGAAGAACGCACTGTTGTCATAATGCTCTACCCGATGATGGCCAATTTCGTGGTCATGGCCGCGTTATTGCCGCTGGTTTATGAACCTCTGCCACTCGCAGATCTGGGCAAGCTTGGGGTCGTCGCCGTTTTCGCGTGGATCGCCGGGCGTTTCCTCATCGCTGCCTATAATACCGGTGAGGCCGTCGTGGTCGCCCCGATGCAATATTCACAAATCCTATGGGCGTCGTTTTACGGCTTGATGTTCTTTGACGAACGGCCTGACACATACACCATCATCGGCTCCACAATCATTATCGCCAGTGGATTGTTCATTGTTTTGCGTGAAAGCAAGGCTCCGGGTTCCGAGCAGCCCGTCTTGCGAACGCGCTCACCTGCCGAAACCGGTACGACCCCACGTATCTCGACTTTCATAAAGCGCGGCAAAAACAAAAAGTAG
- the rsfS gene encoding ribosome silencing factor — MLSSLSDDKAEDIVQIDLRGKTEIGDYMVICSGRSTRQVSSISEKLAQKVKDDYGRTAKMEGKDTGDWVLIDTGDVIVHVFRPEVREFYQLEKMWQPVSGPETAAN, encoded by the coding sequence ATTCTTTCATCCCTTTCCGACGATAAGGCCGAGGATATCGTGCAGATTGATCTGCGCGGCAAGACCGAGATCGGTGACTATATGGTCATCTGTTCCGGGCGTTCGACCCGTCAGGTCTCGTCGATTTCGGAAAAGCTCGCGCAGAAGGTCAAAGACGACTACGGCCGCACCGCGAAGATGGAGGGCAAGGACACTGGTGATTGGGTCCTGATCGACACAGGCGATGTGATCGTGCATGTTTTCCGCCCGGAAGTGCGCGAATTCTATCAGCTGGAGAAGATGTGGCAGCCCGTTTCCGGCCCGGAGACAGCCGCGAACTGA